Proteins encoded by one window of Fusarium graminearum PH-1 chromosome 1, whole genome shotgun sequence:
- a CDS encoding ATP-dependent RNA helicase ROK1, with product MDILKLLSRGTKKTQKGSQNAFNPQQKLPSAGTSTNPQLYHDQVRGHKRKRTKNESEPEAKVDLPEVDFFAPKPEPVAEAPVEVDEPVQAPKPTRSSRLLSEDECRQLLRSHRLKITLLSKTEDQSKVKKSKKKKKAAVEVKKDSKKQLFPQPLDSFGELRNAYGLSDKVADNLVFQGYRVPTEVQMGSLPLLVHPQAALKDEDGLDGGVDFLAIAPTGSGKTISFLIPAINNILRRRSEENTGNIHELEAVIVAPTRELVHQIVSEGQKLCKGTGLKVVSMKKHTHLSADQVDMAEDSSEDEEDKESESEDDDKKPSDDKPKQITTPDILVTTPFLLFKFLTSGPPSTQKVLPTVRDLILDEADVLLDPLFRDATMADWTACTNTNLRVSFWSATMGSNIESMVTEKLTSRAQSLDITPKPFVRLVVGLKDTAVPNIAHKLIYTASEQGKLLALRQLLHPTASDDSGPPLRPPFLVFTQTIDRATALHEELQYDIPLEAGGAARIAALHSGLTDSARSSIMRKFRAGDIWILITTDVLARGVDFAGVNGVVNYDVPGSSAGYVHRAGRTGRAGREGGIAVTFYTKEDIPFVKMVANVIAVSEKQAGKTGDEAGVQKWLLDALPNVRKADRKKLKERGNEARRSGVKSKISSKSGYERRRENNRLGAIEGSKKRKLQANDDSGDDGEWGGIDD from the coding sequence AtggatatcctcaagctcctaTCGCGCGGAACCAAAAAGACCCAAAAGGGTTCTCAAAATGCATTCAACCCTCAGCAGAAGCTTCCCTCTGCCGGCACCAGCACGAACCCTCAGCTATACCACGACCAAGTCCGAGGCCATAAGCGAAAGCGAACAAAGAATGAATCCGAACCCGAGGCTAAAGTAGACTTGCCCGAAGTCGACTTCTTTGCACCCAAGCCTGAGCCCGTCGCCGAAGCACCCGTCGAGGTGGACGAACCTGTCCAGGCGCCGAAGCCTACGCGATCATCTCGACTATTGAGCGAGGACGAGTGTCGGCAGCTTCTGCGATCGCATCGACTCAAGATTACTCTACTTTCAAAGACTGAAGATCAGTCCAAGGTTAAGAAGagtaagaagaagaaaaaggctgcCGTCGAAGTTAAGAAGGATAGCAAGAAGCAGCTCTTCCCGCAACCTTTGGACTCTTTCGGCGAGCTTCGAAATGCCTACGGTCTCTCAGACAAGGTCGCCGATAACCTCGTGTTCCAGGGATACCGAGTTCCCACTGAAGTTCAAATGGGCAGTCTGCCTCTCCTGGTTCACCCCCAAGCCGCATTGAAGGACGAGGATGGATTGGACGGAGGTGTCGACTTTCTCGCTATTGCGCCTACAGGAAGTGGAAAGACAATTAGTTTCTTGATCCCTgctatcaacaacatcttaCGCAGGCGCTCTGAAGAAAACACCGGCAACATCCATGAGCTCGAAGCCGTTATTGTTGCGCCAACCCGAGAACTGGTGCACCAGATCGTTAGTGAAGGACAAAAGTTGTGCAAGGGTACAGGGCTCAAAGTTGTGTCCATGAAGAAGCACACCCATCTATCAGCTGATCAGGTGGATATGGCAGAGGACAGCTctgaagacgaagaggataAGGAGTCAGAatcagaagatgatgacaagaaacCCTCTGATGACAAGCCCAAACAAATCACCACGCCTGATATCTTGGTCACCACACCCTTCCTTCTATTCAAATTTCTCACCTCTGGACCCCCTAGCACACAAAAAGTCCTGCCTACTGTACGAGATCTGATTCTAGACGAGGCAGATGTTTTGCTTGATCCTCTTTTCCGAGACGCTACAATGGCCGACTGGACAGCAtgcacaaacaccaaccttCGGGTTTCGTTCTGGTCTGCTACCATGGGATCCAACATCGAGTCTATGGTTACAGAGAAGTTGACCTCAAGAGCACAGTCTTTGGACATTACACCGAAGCCCTTTGTTCGATTGGTTGTCGGTCTCAAGGATACAGCCGTGCCAAACATCGCTCACAAGCTCATCTACACTGCATCCGAGCAAGGAAAACTGCTTGCTCTGCGTCAACTGCTACACCCTACAGCCAGTGATGATTCGGGTCCTCCACTACGACCCCCTTTCCTAGTCTTTACACAAACTATTGACAGAGCAACTGCTTTACACGAAGAGTTGCAGTACGATATCCCCCTCgaggctggtggtgctgcaAGAATTGCCGCCTTGCACAGTGGGCTTACTGACTCTGCTCGCTCTTCCATCATGCGCAAGTTCCGTGCTGGTGACATTTGGATTTTAATCACAACCGACGTGCTAGCGCGAGGCGTGGACTTTGCCGGCGTCAACGGCGTCGTCAACTACGACGTTCCGGGCTCCAGTGCTGGCTATGTCCATCGCGCTGGACGAACAGGTCGTGCTGGTCGCGAAGGTGGTATCGCAGTCACCTTCTACACCAAGGAAGACATTCCgtttgtcaagatggttgCCAATGTGATCGCTGTCAGCGAGAAGCAGGCCGGAAAGACGGGAGACGAGGCTGGAGTGCAAAAGTGGCTGCTCGATGCTTTGCCAAATGTTCGCAAGGCAGACcgcaagaagctcaaggagagAGGTAACGAGGCGCGACGAAGCGgcgtcaagtccaagatctCATCCAAGAGTGGTTACGAAAGACGCAGGGAGAATAACCGTCTTGGCGCTATCGAGGgaagcaagaagagaaaacTACAAGCCAACGACGAcagcggcgatgatggagaatggGGTGGCATCGACGATTAA